The Pseudomonas oryzicola genomic sequence CGCTGGAGCGTCTCGCCTGAGAATGCCCCGGACCAGGCGACCTACATCGAGCTGACCTACCGCAACGGTGACATCGTTGCCATCGACGGTGTCGAGAAAACCCCGGCTACCGTGCTGGCCGACCTGAACCGTATTGGTGGTGCCAACGGCATCGGCCGCCTCGACATCGTCGAGAACCGTTACGTCGGCATGAAGTCGCGTGGTTGCTACGAAACCCCTGGCGGCACCATCATGCTCAAGGCTCACCGTGCCATCGAGTCGATCACCCTGGACCGTGAAGTCGCTCACCTCAAGGATGAGCTGATGCCGAAGTACGCCAGCCTGATCTACACCGGCTACTGGTGGAGCCCGGAGCGTCTGATGCTGCAGCAGATGATCGACGCTTCGCAGGTCAACGTGAACGGCGTGGTGCGCCTGAAGCTGTACAAGGGCAATGTCACCGTGGTCGGCCGCAAGTCGGACGACTCGCTGTTCGATGCCAACATCGCTACCTTCGAGGAAGATGGCGGCGCCTACAACCAGGCGGACGCTGCTGGCTTCATCAAGCTCAACGCACTGCGTATGCGCATTGCCGCCAACAAGGGCCGTTCGCTGCTCTGATTGCTGGCGCATGCCATGAAAACCCCGGCCTGGCCGGGGTTTTTTTTTGGGCCTGATGGAGGCCTGAAACCCTCAGTCGCCTCGGGGTACCGCATCTTCTTCCAATGGGCTGACCGACAATTGGGCACATTGGCGTTTGTCCAGGTTGCAGAGGCGCCATGTCTTGGGTGTTTGCACGGGATGGGCAAGAACAAGCCGAAGTTGCTGTTCCATCAACTGACAGGCATCGGGCCCGGAGAACATGATCGTGACTGGCTCGGCATGGACGGCCTCGCTGATTTCGCGAGGTGTGCTTGGTAGCGTCCTGGTATCTGGCGTAGGCGGCATGTCGCTTGCCGTTTTATCCGACGATGGGCGGTAGAACGACTTGTAATTGAAGTTGAGTGTCAGGAAGAACAGCGCTGTCAGAAAGAATGGAAACCCCACCAGAAACCAGGTGTAGAGATTCTGGCTGGCTTCGCTGAGAAACGGCAAGGTAGCAAGTGCGGAGGATTCGATGATCCCCGCGAAGATGGCAATGATCGTCAGCGGGGCGACAGGTTGTCTTTCGGGCATGAGGGCTGTCTCCGGCGTTTTCCCCATTGTTGTCTTACTGTGTCGCTCAACTAAAGACTGGACTGTTTCCCGGGCGGGGAATCAACGCTGTCCCGCGCTGTGGCGAGTATGTTCAGCAGGCCTTTGCTGAAGCTTTTCAAGGGAAAGAGTGGCCTGGAACGGGGCGCATGGAAAAACGGGCAATACCGTTACGCCTTTTTAAGGAAGTTTGTTGTTACAGGCGTAGTAGTTATGTGTAAGAAATTTCTGTAAGTGTTGTAGGTTTCATCTGTTCATCTGTTTCTTCGGCAAATCCTCGCGCCATCAGGTGTTCTGTCGGTTATCGTGGCGTGCCAAAGCAGAACAATGAATGGATATCGCATGAATAAAGTGCTTATCGTGGATGATCATCCGGTCATACGCCTGGCCGTGCGCATGCTGATGGAGCGGCATGGTTATGACGTCGTGGCGGAAACCGACAACGGCGTGGCAGCGTTGCAACTGACACGGCAGCACCTGCCGGATATCGTGGTGCTGGATATCGGTATTCCGAAACTGGACGGCCTGGAGGTGATTGCCCGCATGACCACCTTCAGCCCCGGCAGCAAGGTGCTGGTACTGACGTCGCAGGCGCCTGGCAATTTCTCTATGCGTTGCATGCAGGCAGGGGCGGCAGGGTATGTGTGCAAGCAGCAGGAACTCACGGAACTGCTGAGCGCCATCAAGGCCGTATTGTCGGGCTACAGCTACTTCCCCAACCAGGCCCTGCATGTTTCACGTGGCAAGGGCGGGGGAAGCGAGACGGATATGGTCAACCGCCTCTCGGCACGCGAGATGACAGTGTTGCAACAGTTGGCGAGAGGGCGTTCGAACAAGGAAATTGCCGACAGCATGTTCCTCAGCAACAAGACGGTCAGTACCTACAAATCACGCCTGTTGCTCAAGCTCAATGCGCGGTCGCTGGTCGACCTGATCGAGCTGGCGCAACGTCAGGGGTTGAGCTGACCGGCAGGCCGTAAAGCCTCCGCCCCGGAGGCTTTGCCAGCGCTGCGGGCCATGCGCCTACAGGTCGTAGTCGAAATCGGCCAGTTGTTTCTGCAGGCGCCTTTCTTCCAGCATGTTGTCAATGGTGCGGCGTTTGCTGAGGTTGGTCTTTGCGCTTTCCACAGGGGGCTCCGCTTCATCCTCTGCGGCAACAAAATCATCTTCGATCGACAGGTCGTCTTTATCGCTACTCATGAGTCGCTCCAAGCCAAGGGGCCATTGGCCGTCCTTATAACCAGAAAGCAGACGCTGGTAAAAAAGATTTTTTCAATCGCTTCAGGTGGTTTTTGCCTATTGACTCAATCGTCTGAAGTCTTGTGCTTGTACTCGCACAGATCTTCGATCCGGCAGCTGCCGCAGCGTGGCTTACGGGCCTGGCACACATAGCGCCCGTGCAGGATCAGCCAGTGGTGGGCGTCGAGCAGGTACTCCCTGGGGACGAACTTGATCAGCTTTTTTTCCACTTCCAGCACGGTCTTGCCCGGCGCGATGCCTGTGCGGTTGCTGACCCGGAAGATATGGGTATCCACCGCCATGGTCGGTTGGCGAAACGCGGTGTTCAGCACCACGTTGGCGGTTTTGCGGCCTACGCCAGGCAGTGCCTCCAGCGCTTCGCGGGTCTGCGGTACCTGGCCGCCGTGGCGCTCGATCAGCAGCCGACAGGCCTCGATGACGTTTTTCGCCTTGCTGTTATACAGGCCGATGGTCTTGATGTACTCGCTCAGGCCTTCGACACCCAGGGCATGGATGGCTTCGGGAGTGTTGGCGACCGGAAACAGGCGAGCGGTAGCCTTGTTGACGCCCACGTCGGTGGCTTGCGCGGACAGGGTCACGGCGACCAGCAGTTCGAACGGGGTAGTGTAGGCCAGTTCGGTCTTCGGCTCGGGGTTGTCTTCGTGCAACCTGCGAAAGATCTCCAGGCGTTTGGCGGCATTCATGAAATCAGGTTGTTCCTTGACGACGTGGGTGGGCAGGGCCTGTACGCAGGCGATTGTACAAGGCCCACAGCAGTCCGAGCAGTATCAGGGCGCCGGGGGCCAGGCTGGCCAGGTGCAGGCCGGCAATCTCGGCTAGCCATTGCCGGCTGGCGCCGAGCAACAGGCAGCTGGCAAGCAGTGCGCCAAGGTACCTGGCAAGCAGCCGCCAGCGCCCCTGGTTGGGTAGCAAGTGGTCAGTGGCCAGGCATTGCAGGCATAGCAACGCGGGGTAGTGGCCGAGGGCGAGCGCCAGTGGTAGCAGCCAGGCAAGCAGAGCCAGTTGCAGGCAGCTGGCCAGCGCCGCCAGCAGCAGCAGGCTGGCCAGTGTGAGCGCCCAAGTGGCAAGCCTGTGGCGTAGAGGCGCCAGCAGCAACTGGTGCAGGCCGCTCATCAGCACCGCGCACACGCCAATGGTAGCGCCTTCGCTCAGGGTCCGGGTGGCGCCCAACAGCGGCACCAGGCTTGCGCCAAGCAGATAAAACCTATTCATGCAGGGTGCCCTCCAGCAGCACGCTGCGCTGCTCGTCGAAATAACTGAGCGCCTCTTGCAGTGCGCTGATCACGGCACGTGAGGTCACGGTGGCGCCGGCCAACTGGTCGAAGTCGCCCTGGTCACGTTTCAGCGCCCAGTGGTCGCCCAGCTGTCGATTGGCAAATTGCCCTAACCAGTTCACCTGTGGATCACCCAGGCGTGCCCCCAGCCCGGGGCTTTCCTGTTGATCGATTACCTGGCTGCCGATCAGTCGACCGTCTTTGGCAATGGCGACGCTCAGCGCGATCGGGCCGGCATAGCCCTGGGCCTGGGTAACCAGAATGATGGCGGCCGGTTTCCCTGCCAGTGTCGCCCGGTAAGCGGCTACGATGCGGCTGTTCGGTCGCTGTGCGGCGGGCCTGGGCAGCGGATCGTCGAGTGGCTGGTTGTCGTAGCTGCCGTCGGGCAGCACTGCCAGCCGCTGACGGCTTTGCAGTTGTTTTGCGGCATCGGCGATGGCCGGGCGGGTCCAGTGCCGCCAGGCCAGAGTAGCCGACACGGCCAGTGCCGCAATCACCAGCAACAGCGCTGTATCGCGAACCAGGCGATTCATCGGGCAACCTGCTGGCGCTGCGCCGCCAGGCGCTCGAGCCCCGGCGCCAGAAGGTTCATCAGCAGGATGGCGAACGCCGTGCCATCCGGATAGCTGCCCCAGGTGCGGATCAGGTAGATCAGCAAGCCCGCCCCTACGCCGAACAGCAGCCTGGCCCGCTCATGCCGGGGGCCGGAGACCGGTTCGGTGGCAATGAAGAATGCGGCCATCATGGTCGAGCCGGAAAACAGGTGCAGCAAGGGCGAGCCGTTGGAGTCCGAGCCCGATCCGTTCCAGCCCAGCAGGCTGAACAGCAACAGGCCTGCCAGCAAGCCAGTCGGCGCATGCCAGCTGATCACCCTGCGCTGCAGCAGGAACAGGCCGCCAAGCAGGAACGCCAGGTTCACCCATTCGCTGCCCTGCCCGCCGATGCTGCCAAAGCCCGGGTGGCTGGCGAACAGCTCATCGATGGTCAGGCTGCGGTTGTGGCGCAGGCCGTCGAGCAGTGTCGGCCGGGCCCAGGCATCGATCTGGTCGCCGCCGGCGAAGACTTGTTGCAGGCTGTCGAGCAGGCCGGGTGCAGGCCCCGGCCAATGGTTCATCTGCAGCGGGAAGCTCAGCAGCACGAAGGCATAACCGACCATGGCCGGGTTGAACAGGTTGCGTCCCACTCCGCCGAAGGCCTGCTTGCCGATACCGATGGCAATGCTGGCGGCGGCCACCGGTAGCCACCACGGCGCCAGAGTGGGCAGGGCGGCGGCCAGCAGCACGGCGGTCACCAGCGCGCTGCCGTCGTTCAGCACGGGGCTCGGCGGTTGCCCGCGTAACCGCAGCAGCAGTGCTTCGCACAGCATTGCAGCACTGGCGCACAGCACCAGGTTCAGCAGTAATCCCCAGCCGTGTAGCCATGACAGCACCAGCAAGCCGGGTACGCAGGCCAGCAACACCAGGCCCATGCTGGTGCGCAGCCGCGGGTCGGGCTTGGCGCTCATTGGCTGAACAACCCGTTGAGGCCGGAAAATGCCATGGCCATCACCCCGGCACCGAGCAACTCGATCGGCAGGCCGCGCAGCACCCCGGGGATGTCGGCATGGGTGCAGCGCTGGCGCAAATCGGCGAACAAGGCGAGCGCCAGCCAGAAGCTGCCGCCAGCCAGCAGCCCTTGCCGCAAGGTGGCAAACCCTGTGTATTGGTCGCTTGCCTGTTGCAGGGCCAACCCGAGCACCGCCGCGTTGCTCAGTAGCAGCGCTGGAAGTTGCGCCACTGGCCAGCTGGGTTGCCAGCGTGTCAGCAGCCACGGCACACCCCAGGCGAGCAGTGCCAGCCAGGGCAGCAGCAGGAACAGCTCAAGACCTTCGGCCAGCAGGGGCATCGCCAGCTTTGCGCCGATCGCACCCAGTGCGATGCACAGCGCGCAGGCAAAGCCATGCACATGCAGGTGCAGCCCGGGGCCCGGCGTTTGCGACAGGCACAGGTGATTGACCAGCGCCGCACTGATCAGGACCAGAAGGTAATCGCTCATGCAATGACGATAGCGGGAATCGTGGCGATTGTCCGGGGCGGGGGGAGCCCTGCGGGGCCGCAAAGCCGCCCCGCAGGTCAGTTACTTGATGCGCTGGCCGGGCTTGGCACCGCTGTCCGGGCTCAGCAGGTAGATCTCTTCCCCGCCAGGGCCGGCCGCCATGACCATGCCCTCGGATACCCCAAAGCGCATCTTCCGCGGCTTGAGGTTGGCCACCATCATGGTCAGGCGACCCTCCAGCTTGGACGGGTCAGGGTAGGCCGACTTGATGCCCGAGAACACGTTGCGGCACTCGTCGCCGATGTCCAGGGTCAGTTGCAGCAGCTTGTCGGCACCCGGCACGGCTTCGGCCTTGACGATCAGTGCTACGCGCAGGTCGACGGCCGCGAAGGTATCGAACTCGATTTCTGCCGACAACGGGTCCTTGGCCAGCTCGCCGTTGCCAACCGGGGCCTTGGCTTCGGCGGCCAGCAGGTCTTCCTTGCTGGCGGCGACCATGGCTTCGACCTTGGCCGGTTCGATGCGGCTCATCAGCGCTTTGAACGGGTTCAGCTGGTGATTCTCCAGACGCGACTGGTGGTCGTTCCAGGTCAGCGGGGCCACATTGAGGAAGGCTTCGGCGTCGGCAGCCAACAGCGGCAGCACCGGCTTGAGGAAAATGACCAGCTGGCGGAACAGGTTGATGCCCTGTGCACAGATGGCCTGTACTTCGTCCTGCTTGCCTTCCTGTTTGGCCAGCGACCATGGTGCCTTGTCGGCGATCCAGGCGTTGGCGCGGTCAGCCAGTGCCATGATCTCGCGCATGGCACGGCCGAAGTCGCGCCCTTCATAGGCATCGGCGATTGATGGGGCGGCCGCCAGGAAGGCTTCGCTCAGCTCCGGTGCGGCATCGCCGGCCACCATCACGCCTGCATTGCCCTTGTGAATGAAACCGGCGCAGCGGCTGGCGATGTTGACTACCTTGCCGACCAGGTCCGAGTTGACCTTCTGCACGAAGTCTTCCAGGTTCAGGTCCAGGTCATCGACGCCACGACCCAGCTTGGCCGCGTAGTAGTAACGCAGGTATTCGGGCTGCAGGTGGTCAAGGTAGGTGCGGGCCTTGATGAAGGTGCCACGCGACTTGGACATCTTGGCTCCGTTCACGGTCAGGTAGCCGTGGACGTTGACCGCAGTCGGCTTGCGGAAGCCGGCGCCCTCGAGCATGGCCGGCCAGAACAGGGCATGGAAGTTGACGATGTCCTTGCCGATGAAGTGGTACAGCTCGGCCTTGGAGCCCTCGTTCCAGAAGGCATCGAAGTCCAGCTCCGGGCGGCGTGCGCAGAGGTTCTTGAAGCTGGCCATGTAGCCGATCGGCGCATCCAGCCATACGTAGAAGTATTTGCCTGGCTCGCCCGGGATCTCGAAGCCGAAATACGGCGCATCACGGGAGATATCCCATTCCTGCAGGCCCGAGTCCAGCCATTCGGCCAGCTTGTTGGCCACCGCGTCCTGCAGCGTGCCGCTGCGGGTCCACTGCTGCAGCATGGCCTGGAAGTCCGGCAGCTTGAAGAAGAAGTGCTGGGAATCGCGCAGTACCGGGGTGGCGCCGGAGATGGCCGACTTGGGGTTCTTCAGCTCGGTGGGCGCGTAGGTGGCGCCGCATTTTTCGCAGTTGTCGCCGTACTGGTCTTCGGCGGCGCACTTGGGGCAGGTGCCCTTGATGAACCGGTCAGCGAGGAACATGCCCTTTTCCGGGTCGAAATACTGGGTCACCGAGCGGGTGGCGATGTGCCCGGCTTCACGCAGGCGCGTGTAGATCAGGCTCGACAGCTCGCGGTTCTCTTCGCTGTGGGTGGAGTGGAAGTTGTCGAAGTCCACCAGGAAGTCGGCGAAGTCGCTGCTGTGCTCGGCCTGGACGTTGGCGATCAGCTGTTCCGGAGTGATGCCTTCCTTCTCTGCGCGCAGCATGATGGCCGAACCGTGAGCATCGTCGGCGCACACATAGATACACTGGTTGCCACGCAGCTTCTGGAAGCGGACCCACATGTCTGTCTGGATGTACTCGAGCATATGGCCAAGGTGGATCGATCCGTTGGCATAGGGCAAGGCGCTGGTGACGAGAATCTGACGTGGCTCGGACATGGTGGCTCGGCTACTTATCTGGCGACGGGGTAAAAATGAGGTTGATCGGCCACTATAAAGGGCTGGCGAAGATATTTCACCCCGCATGCACATCTGCTGACGATTGACGGGTTAGGATAGGCGCCTGTTTTACATTCAGTTTGCCAATGGGAGTCTCCATGAGTGCCGTCACCCGTGCCGCCGTCGAAGGCGTGCTTCGCCAGTACACCGACCCCTATCTGAACCAGGACCCGGTCAGCGCCGGCTGCGTGCGCGCTATCGATATCCAGGGCGGGCAGGTCAGCGTGCAGTTGCAGCTGGGTTATGCCGCAGGGCTGTTCAAGAACGGCTGGGCCCAGGTGCTGCAGACCGCCATCGGCAACCTTGAAGGCGTCAGCAATGCCCAGGTGTCGATCGATTGTGTGGTCGCTGCACACAAGGCCCAGGCCCAGGTGCCGGCCATGGCCAATGTCAGGAACATCATCGCCGTGGCCTCGGGCAAGGGCGGAGTGGGCAAGTCGACCACCGCGGCCAACCTGGCCCTGGCCTTGGCCCGCGAAGGTGCGCGGGTGGGTATTCTCGATGCCGATATCTATGGCCCCAGCCAGGGTGTGATGTTCGGTATTGCCGAAGGCACCCGCCCGCAGATCCGTGAACAGAAGTGGTTCGTACCGATCAAGGCCCATGGCGTGGAAGTGATGTCCATGGCGTTTCTCACCGACGACAACACGCCGATGGTCTGGCGGGGGCCGATGGTTTCCGGTGCGCTGCTGCAACTGGTGACCCAGACCGCCTGGGACGACCTCGACTACCTGGTGATCGACATGCCGCCGGGCACCGGTGATATCCAGCTGACCCTGGCGCAGAAGGTGCCGGTGGCAGGCTCGGTCATTGTCACTACTCCGCAGGATCTGGCCTTGCTGGATGCCAGGAAGGGCGTGGAGATGTTCCGCAAGGTCAACATCCCGGTCCTGGGGGTGGTGGAGAACATGGCCGTGCACATCTGCTCGAACTGCGGCCATGCCGAGCACCTGTTCGGTGAAGGCGGTGGCGAAAAGCTGGCGAGCCAGTATGGTGTCGACCTGCTGGCCTCGTTGCCGCTGTCGATGCTTATCCGTGAACAGGCCGACAATGGCAAGCCGACCGCGATCGCCGAGCCGGAAAGCCAGATCGCCATGATCTATCAGGAACTGGCCCGCCAGGTGGGCGCGCGGATCGTGCTGCAGGAAGCTGCTGCGCCGGCGATGCCTAGCATTACCATCAGCGAAGATTGACCTGTCAGATCGTGTCGCTCTCTTCGCGGGCTTGCCCGCGATGCAGGCGACTCGGTCTTTCGGCCAGGCATAAAAAAACCCGCCGGAAGGCGGGTTTTTTTGAAAGCCAGGAAGCTTCGATCGACTTAGGCGATCTGAACTTCTTCAGCCTGCATGCCTTTCTGGCCGCGGGTAGCGACGAAAGTAACAGCCTGGCCTTCTTTCAGGGTTTTGAAGCCGTCAGCTTGGATGGCTTTGAAGTGCACGAACAGGTCATCGCCCGACTGAGGGGTGATGAAGCCGTAGCCTTTCTCATCGTTGAACCACTTAACAACACCGGATTGACGGTTGGACATTTTTCTGTCTCCTTGGACAATTTGATAACGGTCAGGAAAAACCCTGCCCGGGACTGAGCGCAAAGAGAGCAGAAAATTCAGCGATGGGCCGATCAGGATCGTGCATCAAACTAGAGATTCTCGGTGTCACGTGCAGCACAGTGGCGTCACCTTAACCCACTTTCCGCCACCTGCCAATGGTCAGAAGGTGCTTTAGGCGAATTCGGATCGACGGCGGCGCAACCCCCGCCCGGCGCGGGATGAGGCGTGGAACTTTAACCTGGGCGCGGGGACCGGTAAGATGCGCGTCTGGTTTTTCTCCTCGCAACTCTTCTAGGACACCCACGCCATGAGCATCAAATCGGACAAGTGGATTCGCCGCATGGCGCAGGAACACGGCATGATCGAACCGTTCGTCGAGCGCCAGGTGCGCGGCGAGCAGGACAACCGGGTAATTTCCTTCGGCGTTTCCAGCTACGGCTACGACGTGCGCTGCGCCGATGAATTCAAGGTGTTCACCAACATCAACTCGGCCACCGTCGACCCAAAGAACTTCGACGCTGGTAGTTTCGTCGACATCAAGAGCGACGTCTGCATCATTCCGCCGAACTCCTTCGCCCTGGCGCGCACCGTCGAGTACTTCCGCATTCCGCGTGACGTGCTGACCATCTGCCTGGGTAAAAGCACTTACGCCCGTTGCGGCATCATCGTCAATGTCACCCCGCTCGAACCCGAATGGGAAGGCCACGTGACACTGGAGTTCTCCAACACCACCACGTTGCCGGCCAAGATCTACGCCAACGAAGGGGTGGCGCAGATGCTGTTCCTGCAGTCCGACGAAGAATGCGAAGTTTCGTACAAGGACCGTGGCGGGAAGTACCAGGGCCAGCGCGGCGTCACCCTGCCGCGTACCTGAGCCGACAAGCGCGGGGAATTACCCGCGCCTTTGGCACTCCAACGGGATAATGCCGATGCGCATGATGCGCAGCGGCCTTGTCAGGAGCAGCCAATGAAACTCCATCCCGCAATCAGTGCCAAGCTGGCAGTCCTGCAGCCCAACCATGTGGGGTTGTTGTCCTGGTCACTGCTGGCGCACCCGCTGCCGATGCAGGCGGGGGGCGTGCCCCACCAGCCTGATCCAGATACGCCACAGCCGCCGGAGCCGGGCGAAACACCGCCCATGGAACCGGGCGAGCCGACTCTGCCTGACGAACCGCCTCCGGCGCCTGTCGCCTGAACCGCTAAAGCGCCCAGACGCGCCCTGCACCGGCCAGGAAGACGCGGCTGGTAACCGTAGGCGTAATTTCCCAACCCCCGGTGAACTCGCCGAACGCCGGCAGCAGGCTGACCTGGCCATCGACCAGGAAGCACGGCAGGCGCAGGCGCTGTCGCGCCTTGCCGCGCAGGACCAAGACCGGGTGGACATGGCCGGCCAGCACTGGGTGTGTTGGATGAGCATGCGGTTCGTGCTGTAGCGCGAAGGGTTCCAGAAGCCAGGGTTCGTCCAGTACCTCGATGCCAAGAGAAGTGGGTGGATCGCCGGCGCTGCGATCATGATTGCCGCGTATCAGCACGATCTTCACGGTCTTGTGCCGTTCGCGCCAGGCCTGCAGCCTGGCCAGCGTCGCTGGCGCTCGCGCCGCGCGTGCATGCAGGAAGTCGCCCAGAACGATCAGTTGCTCGCAATCATGCGCGGCCAACAGGGCATCCAGGCGGGCCAGCGTCGCGGCAGTGGTACCGCGTGGTACCGGCTGGTGCAGGGCGCGATAGCTTGCCGCCTTGCCGATGTGCACGTCGGCGACCAGCAGGGCGCGGCGTGCCGGCCAGTAGATGGCCTTGTCGGAAAGCAGCCAGAGCTGCTGGCCACAGTGTTCGATGGCCAATAGGTCGGTCATTGAGTATTACTCGCTGCGCTTTCCAGTTCGGCGACCATCCGTGCAATCCGGTCTGCCAGTTTCTCGGTGCTCAGGGTTTCGCGCATGCCCTCCACCAGCAAGGCAAACGCCAACGGCCCCGGCCGTTGCAGCAGCCGCAGGTCGAGCCGCAGGCGCTCCATTTTCAGCAGTTGCCGATGCAGCCGCTCGATCTCCAGTTCCTCATTCAACACTTCGTCTCGCGCCTGGCCCAGCAGCAAGTTGCCGGCGTCATGCTTGCGAAAGACCTCGTAGAACAGGCCACTGGACGCCTGAATCTGTCGCAGGCTTTTCTGCGCTGCCGGATAGCCGCCAAACACCAGCCCGGCAATCTGGGCGATCTCGCGAAAACGCCGCAATGCCATTTCACCCGCGTTGAGGCTGGCCAGCACGTCGTCGAGCAGGTGCTCTGTAGCCAGTGCCTGCGGCAGGTGGGTCGCCCAATCCACGTTGCCGGGGCTGAGCAGTTCGAAGCCATAGTCGTTGACAGCGATCGAGACCGACAGCGGCTGCACGCGGCTCACCCGCCAGGCAATCAGGTTGGCCAGGCCAAGGTTGGCCATGCGCCCGGCGAACGGGTACAGAAACAGATGCCAGCCCTGGCGGGATTTGAAGGTTTCGGCCAGCAAGGTTTCGGTGCAAGGCAGCGCCGACCACTGCGCCTGCAAGGCCAGCAGCGGGCGTGCTGCACGCATCTCCGGGCCTTCGAAGTGCCCTTGCGCTGCTGCATCCAACTGCTCGACCAGAGCCTCGGCCAGTTCGCTGGAGAGTGGCATGCGGCCGCCGTTCCAGCGGGCAACCGCCGCCTTGCGTGCGCTGCTGCGGCGCACGTAGGCGGTCATGTTTTCCACGCGTACCAGTTCCAGCACGCGCCCGGCGAACAGCAAGGTATCACCGGGCCGCAAACGGGCGATGAAGGCTTCTTCGACACTGCCCAGCGCTTTGCCCCCACCGCCCTTGCTCCAGTACTTGAGTTGCAGGCTGGCGTCGCTGACGATGGTGCCGATGCTCATGCGGTGGCGGCGCGCCAAGCGTTCGCTGGCGACCCGGTAAATGCCGTCGGCCTGGCGCTCGACCCGCTGGTAGTCGGGGTAGGCGCTGAGCGAGCTGCCGCCATGGCAGACGAAGTCCAGCGCCCATTGCCACTGGCTGTCGCGCAACTGGCGAAAGGCCCAGGTGCTGCGCACTTCCTCGAGCAGCAGTTCGGCGTGAAAACCACTGCCCAGGGCCATGCTGACCAGGTGCTGCACCAGCACGTCCATGCACAGGCGTGGCGAATGACGGGCCTCGATGTGCCCGGCGGCCAGGGCCTGCCTGGCGGCGGCAGCCTCCACCAGCTCCAGGCTGTGGGTGGGCACCAAGGTAACTCGCGAGCGCCGCCCTGGCGCGTGACCGGAACGCCCGGCCCGCTGCATCAGCCGGGCGATGCCCTTGGCTGAGCCGATCTGCAGCACCCGCTCCACTGGTAGAAAGTCCACGCCCAGGTCCAGGCTGGAGGTGCAGACTACCGCTTTCAGGCTGCCCTGCTTGAGGCTGCGCTCCACCCAGTCACGGGTCTCCCGAGCCAGTGAAGCGTGGTGCAGGGCGACCAACCCGGCCCAGTCGGGGCGTGCGTCGAGCAGGGCCTGGTACCACAGTTCAGCCTGTGCCCGGGTGTTGGTGAATACCAGGCAGCTGTTGCTGGCATCGATCTCCTGGCAGACCTGATCACGCATCTTCAGGCCCATGTGCCCAGCCCAGGGGAAGCGCTCGATGGCTGCTGGCAGCAGGGTATCGACCAGCAGCGGCTTGTCTTGCCTGCCTTGTACCAGCAGGCCGCCCTGGGGCAGCAACACATCCAACGCATGCTGAAGGTTACCGAGGGTGGCGGACAGGCCCCAGGTAGGCAGGCCAGGCT encodes the following:
- a CDS encoding PA3496 family putative envelope integrity protein, giving the protein MSSDKDDLSIEDDFVAAEDEAEPPVESAKTNLSKRRTIDNMLEERRLQKQLADFDYDL
- a CDS encoding Rnf-Nqr domain containing protein encodes the protein MSDYLLVLISAALVNHLCLSQTPGPGLHLHVHGFACALCIALGAIGAKLAMPLLAEGLELFLLLPWLALLAWGVPWLLTRWQPSWPVAQLPALLLSNAAVLGLALQQASDQYTGFATLRQGLLAGGSFWLALALFADLRQRCTHADIPGVLRGLPIELLGAGVMAMAFSGLNGLFSQ
- the metG gene encoding methionine--tRNA ligase; its protein translation is MSEPRQILVTSALPYANGSIHLGHMLEYIQTDMWVRFQKLRGNQCIYVCADDAHGSAIMLRAEKEGITPEQLIANVQAEHSSDFADFLVDFDNFHSTHSEENRELSSLIYTRLREAGHIATRSVTQYFDPEKGMFLADRFIKGTCPKCAAEDQYGDNCEKCGATYAPTELKNPKSAISGATPVLRDSQHFFFKLPDFQAMLQQWTRSGTLQDAVANKLAEWLDSGLQEWDISRDAPYFGFEIPGEPGKYFYVWLDAPIGYMASFKNLCARRPELDFDAFWNEGSKAELYHFIGKDIVNFHALFWPAMLEGAGFRKPTAVNVHGYLTVNGAKMSKSRGTFIKARTYLDHLQPEYLRYYYAAKLGRGVDDLDLNLEDFVQKVNSDLVGKVVNIASRCAGFIHKGNAGVMVAGDAAPELSEAFLAAAPSIADAYEGRDFGRAMREIMALADRANAWIADKAPWSLAKQEGKQDEVQAICAQGINLFRQLVIFLKPVLPLLAADAEAFLNVAPLTWNDHQSRLENHQLNPFKALMSRIEPAKVEAMVAASKEDLLAAEAKAPVGNGELAKDPLSAEIEFDTFAAVDLRVALIVKAEAVPGADKLLQLTLDIGDECRNVFSGIKSAYPDPSKLEGRLTMMVANLKPRKMRFGVSEGMVMAAGPGGEEIYLLSPDSGAKPGQRIK
- a CDS encoding NADH:quinone oxidoreductase, producing the protein MNRFYLLGASLVPLLGATRTLSEGATIGVCAVLMSGLHQLLLAPLRHRLATWALTLASLLLLAALASCLQLALLAWLLPLALALGHYPALLCLQCLATDHLLPNQGRWRLLARYLGALLASCLLLGASRQWLAEIAGLHLASLAPGALILLGLLWALYNRLRTGPAHPRRQGTT
- a CDS encoding RnfABCDGE type electron transport complex subunit D; this encodes MSAKPDPRLRTSMGLVLLACVPGLLVLSWLHGWGLLLNLVLCASAAMLCEALLLRLRGQPPSPVLNDGSALVTAVLLAAALPTLAPWWLPVAAASIAIGIGKQAFGGVGRNLFNPAMVGYAFVLLSFPLQMNHWPGPAPGLLDSLQQVFAGGDQIDAWARPTLLDGLRHNRSLTIDELFASHPGFGSIGGQGSEWVNLAFLLGGLFLLQRRVISWHAPTGLLAGLLLFSLLGWNGSGSDSNGSPLLHLFSGSTMMAAFFIATEPVSGPRHERARLLFGVGAGLLIYLIRTWGSYPDGTAFAILLMNLLAPGLERLAAQRQQVAR
- a CDS encoding response regulator transcription factor, whose protein sequence is MNKVLIVDDHPVIRLAVRMLMERHGYDVVAETDNGVAALQLTRQHLPDIVVLDIGIPKLDGLEVIARMTTFSPGSKVLVLTSQAPGNFSMRCMQAGAAGYVCKQQELTELLSAIKAVLSGYSYFPNQALHVSRGKGGGSETDMVNRLSAREMTVLQQLARGRSNKEIADSMFLSNKTVSTYKSRLLLKLNARSLVDLIELAQRQGLS
- a CDS encoding RnfABCDGE type electron transport complex subunit G; its protein translation is MNRLVRDTALLLVIAALAVSATLAWRHWTRPAIADAAKQLQSRQRLAVLPDGSYDNQPLDDPLPRPAAQRPNSRIVAAYRATLAGKPAAIILVTQAQGYAGPIALSVAIAKDGRLIGSQVIDQQESPGLGARLGDPQVNWLGQFANRQLGDHWALKRDQGDFDQLAGATVTSRAVISALQEALSYFDEQRSVLLEGTLHE
- the nth gene encoding endonuclease III, coding for MNAAKRLEIFRRLHEDNPEPKTELAYTTPFELLVAVTLSAQATDVGVNKATARLFPVANTPEAIHALGVEGLSEYIKTIGLYNSKAKNVIEACRLLIERHGGQVPQTREALEALPGVGRKTANVVLNTAFRQPTMAVDTHIFRVSNRTGIAPGKTVLEVEKKLIKFVPREYLLDAHHWLILHGRYVCQARKPRCGSCRIEDLCEYKHKTSDD